One Microbispora sp. ZYX-F-249 genomic window carries:
- the serA gene encoding phosphoglycerate dehydrogenase — translation MNKPVVLVAEELSEAGLAVLGADFEVRHTDGADRSQLLPALADVDALIVRSATQVDAEAIAAAPKLRVVARAGVGLDNVDVEAATKAGVMVVNAPTSNITSAAEHTVALILASARNVAQAHSALKGGEWKRSKYTGVELDEKVVGILGLGKIGQLVAQRLQPFGVELIAYDPYLQPARAAAMGVRLASLEEVLQQADFITVHLPKSKETIGLIGDRELHMVKPTVRLINVARGGIIDENALYSALKEGRVAGAGIDVFAKEPCTDSPLFEFDQVVATPHLGASTHEAQEKAGTQVARSVKLALAGEFVPDAVNVQGGAVAEDVKPGLPLTEKLGRIFTALAGEVATRLVVEVRGEISAQDVRVLELAALKGVFTDVVEDAVTYVNAPLLAKDRGVVVELVTSAESPDWRNVVTVRGVLADGRTVSVSGTLSGPRQITKIVEVNDFAMEIEPTEHLAFFTYADRPGIVGIVGRLLGEHSVNIASMQVSRDVKGGKALIALTVDTAIPSDVVEQIAGEIGADSGRTVDLED, via the coding sequence GTGAACAAGCCCGTCGTACTTGTCGCAGAAGAGCTCTCAGAAGCGGGTCTCGCCGTGCTCGGCGCGGACTTCGAGGTCCGGCACACCGACGGCGCCGACCGGTCCCAGCTGCTGCCCGCCCTCGCCGACGTGGACGCTCTGATCGTGCGCAGCGCCACCCAGGTCGACGCCGAGGCCATCGCCGCGGCGCCCAAGCTGCGCGTCGTCGCCCGCGCGGGCGTGGGTCTGGACAACGTCGACGTCGAGGCCGCCACCAAGGCCGGCGTCATGGTCGTCAACGCCCCGACGTCGAACATCACCAGCGCCGCCGAGCACACGGTCGCGCTGATCCTCGCCAGCGCCCGCAACGTCGCCCAGGCGCACTCCGCGCTGAAGGGCGGCGAGTGGAAGCGCTCGAAGTACACCGGCGTCGAGCTCGACGAGAAGGTCGTCGGCATCCTCGGCCTCGGCAAGATCGGCCAGCTCGTCGCCCAGCGCCTGCAGCCGTTCGGCGTCGAGCTCATCGCGTACGACCCCTACCTGCAGCCGGCCCGCGCGGCGGCCATGGGCGTGCGCCTGGCGTCGCTGGAGGAGGTGCTCCAGCAGGCCGACTTCATCACGGTCCACCTGCCGAAGTCGAAGGAGACCATCGGTCTCATCGGCGACCGCGAGCTGCACATGGTCAAGCCGACCGTGCGGCTGATCAACGTCGCCCGCGGCGGGATCATCGACGAGAACGCCCTCTACTCCGCGCTCAAGGAGGGCCGCGTCGCCGGCGCCGGCATCGACGTCTTCGCCAAGGAGCCCTGCACCGACAGCCCGCTGTTCGAGTTCGACCAGGTCGTGGCGACGCCGCACCTCGGCGCCTCCACCCACGAGGCGCAGGAGAAGGCCGGCACCCAGGTCGCCCGCAGCGTCAAGCTGGCGCTCGCCGGCGAGTTCGTGCCCGACGCGGTGAACGTCCAGGGCGGCGCGGTCGCCGAGGACGTCAAGCCGGGCCTGCCGCTCACCGAGAAGCTGGGCCGCATCTTCACCGCGCTCGCGGGCGAGGTGGCCACCCGCCTGGTCGTCGAGGTCCGCGGCGAGATCTCGGCGCAGGACGTGCGGGTCCTGGAGCTGGCCGCGCTCAAGGGCGTCTTCACCGACGTCGTGGAGGACGCGGTGACCTACGTCAACGCGCCGCTGCTGGCCAAGGACCGCGGCGTCGTGGTCGAGCTGGTCACCAGCGCGGAGAGCCCCGACTGGCGCAACGTCGTCACGGTGCGCGGCGTGCTCGCCGACGGCCGTACGGTGTCGGTCTCCGGCACCCTGTCCGGTCCGCGGCAGATCACCAAGATCGTCGAGGTCAACGACTTCGCGATGGAGATCGAGCCGACCGAGCACCTGGCGTTCTTCACCTACGCCGACCGCCCCGGCATCGTCGGCATCGTGGGCCGCCTGCTCGGCGAGCACAGCGTGAACATCGCCTCCATGCAGGTCTCCCGGGACGTGAAGGGCGGCAAGGCGCTCATCGCGCTGACCGTCGACACGGCGATCCCGTCCGACGTCGTCGAGCAGATCGCGGGGGAGATCGGCGCCGACAGCGGCCGCACGGTCGACCTGGAGGACTGA
- a CDS encoding ROK family transcriptional regulator, with translation MVSIGGGAANTTSLLRLINQRAVFTEIFRLGKASRPELAQVTGLSKPTISMALADLERARLVRPVGLRTGGAGRAALLYEIRPEAGWVLAADLGRTTVRLALADLVGDVVARRHEPSRAHSYDSAREQLARMAAELVAEAGLEPGDVTVTVFGTPGIHDKESGALRLAPNLPGWERPGAVDALAGVTGSPYTVENDVDLAAVGEGAYGLGKGVSHFVLVSIGTGVGMGVVIDGGLYRGARGAAGEISYLPVGEDVPGVDRRRGVFESVASADGVVAAAARLGMTAGTAKEVFDAARRGDAVASAVVAAEADHVARALAGVIAVLDPELVVLGGGIGAQAGDLLAGPVAERLETLVALTPPRIEVSTLGADAVILGALAVGLSTARDLVFERAVAAGPA, from the coding sequence GTGGTGAGCATCGGCGGTGGGGCCGCGAACACGACCAGCCTGCTCCGGCTGATCAACCAGCGGGCGGTGTTCACCGAGATCTTCCGCCTCGGCAAGGCCTCGCGCCCCGAGCTCGCCCAGGTGACGGGACTGTCCAAGCCGACGATCTCGATGGCGCTGGCCGACCTGGAGCGTGCCAGGCTCGTCCGTCCGGTCGGGCTGCGCACCGGTGGCGCGGGACGCGCCGCGCTGCTCTACGAGATCAGGCCGGAGGCGGGCTGGGTGCTCGCCGCAGACCTCGGCCGCACCACCGTGCGGCTCGCGCTCGCCGACCTGGTGGGCGACGTCGTGGCGCGCAGGCACGAGCCGTCGCGGGCGCACTCCTACGACAGCGCGCGGGAGCAACTGGCGCGGATGGCGGCCGAACTGGTCGCGGAGGCCGGCCTGGAGCCCGGCGACGTCACCGTCACCGTGTTCGGCACCCCCGGGATCCACGACAAGGAGAGCGGGGCGCTGCGGCTCGCGCCGAACCTGCCGGGATGGGAACGCCCCGGCGCGGTGGACGCGCTGGCCGGCGTGACGGGCTCGCCGTACACGGTGGAGAACGACGTCGACCTCGCGGCCGTCGGAGAGGGCGCCTACGGCCTGGGCAAAGGGGTCTCCCACTTCGTCCTCGTGTCCATCGGGACGGGCGTCGGCATGGGCGTGGTCATCGACGGCGGCCTCTACCGGGGCGCCCGGGGAGCGGCCGGTGAGATCTCGTACCTGCCGGTGGGCGAGGACGTCCCCGGCGTCGACCGCCGGCGTGGTGTGTTCGAGTCGGTGGCCTCCGCCGACGGCGTCGTCGCGGCGGCGGCACGTCTCGGCATGACGGCGGGCACGGCCAAGGAGGTCTTCGACGCCGCGCGCCGCGGCGACGCGGTCGCGAGCGCGGTCGTGGCCGCGGAGGCCGACCACGTCGCCCGCGCACTCGCCGGGGTGATCGCCGTGCTCGACCCCGAGCTGGTCGTGCTCGGCGGCGGCATCGGCGCGCAGGCCGGCGACCTGCTCGCCGGCCCGGTGGCGGAGCGGCTGGAGACGCTGGTGGCCCTCACGCCGCCGCGGATCGAGGTGTCCACCCTCGGGGCGGACGCCGTGATCCTCGGGGCGCTGGCGGTCGGGCTGTCCACGGCGCGCGACCTCGTCTTCGAGCGTGCCGTCGCGGCGGGACCCGCCTGA